The DNA segment GCtgtttaatttacatttgtacctattatgtatgtatgttttgttcacacattgttttcTATAGAATGGAATTTATTCGATTGTAATACAACTGAGAAGTTATTccagctataaaaccagattgaatccaatattttctacaaaagagaagaatatgacagttgttttccttcccttgatgtgtttaagcttttgattttcccATTTGAGAAGGTACTTcacaatttgaattttcattagaGTTCAGTACTTTAAATACAAGTTCATACACAACAGTATTTATCCGCAGCAAATATAACTACGTCTAAAAGccatatgtgattttttttattcacaataaTCGTTTTACTCGTCCTAGACATAATTAATATGTCGTCATGCCGGAATATGtatgtattttgaatttttgatgcCATAAATGGTAGCGTACCATTGGACCATATGTGTATACTCGTACAGTTAATTAATATGAATACGCATTTGGTAGATACCACACGATTAAGTGAAAAGAAATACTTTAGTTACTAACGCGCACATTTCATatctgtattattttatttacctactgttaaaaaaatcacacggctttttatttggtatcttgGATACGAGTTCTTTAAAAACAATTCTGTTACTCTGTTTTCCCAAGGGCTGCATAAATTTCAGCATTCCGTGTTTATTCCAAACAACCGTGCGCTTAAAAATTTTAGTCGAATCCGGGCTCATAGAATGATGATGTAAATGTACCACAAAAGTttctgaaattgaaataaaatgaaagataCATGCAATGAGTCTAATAATCATTGCTCGCTGTTATGGTTTGCCATTACTTCGTACTTTActtgacctttttaactttcttttatttgagCGTTTGACGTTAATACAAATTCTAATCAAGGTATCTATTATGATTTTATCTATCCTTCTTTTTGTATGcctcatttgttttaaattccgTTTACAGTTAAGATAATGTATATAATAAGCTAGTTTCCATAAGCATAAACGATAAATTCCAGATTGTAATTCCAGAGAGTAATTTTAATAAGCAGTGTTTTAGTCTAAGAATAACTAAACAATATTGAACCTGTACAATCAACATGTATATTGATTTGCACCACAACTGGTTGGTTTTAAGCAAACGATTGTGTGTTTTACCAGAATACACAATTGTAAATCTGTATTTCCGCATGAAGGGGGATAAATGCATGTCATGAAATACTTAGCCGTCTATATACCCGGTTTCGCCTATGTGAGTTCATGCGATGTTcacatatttattctttttaccTAAATTTGTAACGTTTGAATGAAATATTGAGGCTTGAACGTCGGTAATTCTCTGTTCAATCTAATTTATACATAAATGTCTCATTCGTGCATGAAACAAATTGTGACCTTGTTAAGATCTGTTGATGGTACATTAACAAACACATATTATGTGCATTAGTATTGTGAtttcttttgataattttaaatgaatgtcCATTATGTTTAAACTTACCTTTAACTTCATATAAAGAAAACTTCACATCTGTAACAGACTTCGATGAGCGTCTCCAGTAgatctaattatatatatatataaattgcatttgaTAATATGTATTCGAAGTATTCATCTTAAGCAACAATTGAGTTAAAGAATTTTCGTATatacaatgattttttaaatatttttttaattgaaatttcacCTCGTTAACCTTTTGGAAAATAACTAGGCGTATTTACAACACAAGTATACATAATTGTTAAAACGCTAATCAGAcctcaaaattcaaatattcaatcaGATACAAATTTACATACacacagatttattttcatatttacgtgtaaataattattaaaaaagaaaatagacatACCAGCGTTGTATTTCCATTTGAAGGTATTTTGTCTACGAGTTCCGATACTTCATTATGAGACATCAATGTAACATCTTCGTCGTTTATATCAAGAAGTTGGTCAGAATTTCTGCAAAAGAaatcatttatcttttaaagattattgtaacagtattaaatgTGATAAGTGTTGAGGTCTACTCAATTGTAATGTAAATATGGTGTTGATTCCTTAATAACACTCATGTCTATTGCAATGTATATAAATCTGTACACtctgaataatcatatataaattattgAGAACTTTTCTATTCTGGTGGTGATTTAGATTTTATCTTTATCTCCTGTTTGTATCAAGTGATTAAGATGGAGATTTGAAACGATGATTAATAGCAAAGTTCACCTTTTGTCTAATTCAAAGtagaaacaaacacattttcaaATCTTACAGCCTTTTTTAGTGTTTCCACTGATTTGTTTTGCGCCTGCATGTTAAGCAACACAAAAACTGCTCCAGCTCAATTAAGCAAAAGGGCGATTAAGATCGATATCGGAAAAGTTTGCGCTCGTTAACACAAATATGTTGCTTTAAACGACAGTCTCTGATCACAATAGTTCATTGCATGAGTCTCTTTCCTTTCGTGCTATTGTTTGAGTAAGAATTGGAAGTGGGCCAATGCATAGTTGATACGAAACTAGATATAATTCCCTCTTAATCATCAAACATCATACGTGTTTATACTTGTATTcaatttctgtgtgtgtttttctgtttttttgttgtacACCTTCCTTCGTGTGTCTTTTGATATGTCTCCTTCGTTAACTGTAGTCGAAGCGATAACGtgtaaggatgtacttaggtgaggtcaggtaaaaattaataaatcaagaagttaaaatttatactataagctggtagagcatcaactaaggataaaaataagttaaaaatattgataggtcatggacctccttttcgaaatatttgagatttaaaatatggcgggaaaaggctgactctgacttttaccttatatttgcattagTATTATTaggtctcaaaacaaaagaaagaaaattaagaatcttctaaaattttggtaaatgacctttcatgagctattaagtcttatatgaaaaaataaataggtgttatggggcaaaatattttacattgtattgtatggaaaaacaccaaggagtccgaacatttgacacaaattccaaaacctcacctaagtacatccttaaatacTTTTGACACGGAATGTGTCACCTATTGTTGTGAatgaatatttgtttgattGACCATTTGCAGAATTAACATGCCCATCTAACATGATGGcttcatatttgaataaaataccTAAGTTTCAGTGTTGAGGCAGCTTTGTTTAATGAATCACATTTGACAACGTGTTGGAAACCTTGATTTTTAATGTATCGTGTTTCTATGTTTCCCTGCAGCCATCGAACCGTCTTTACTTCTGGTTGTTCTATTTCTGATCCTGAAATTTCTGGGTTGATCTCCTAAATGTATATCATACTAATAAATATTTACCGATATCGCACCGTACCAGACCTCATATATATGTGAAAGAAGGGTAGTTACTTTAAATTCAGATTCATTgtatattatcaaaaataaccaaatttatataaaaaaatcaacataactTATTTATCATCCAAGGTAACGATGGttcgttttaaaaaaagagaCAATTTATAACTAATGGAGGATAACACAGAAAATTGTTATATTGATTAGTTGCATAAGTgaacttttattcattttgactATGTTGGATTTCATGTAATACCTCGAATTGACAGTGAATTGTGTTGTTCTTTAAACTCGAAGCATGTTCTTCCTCGTGATCAGACTCCTGTATACAgagttttctttcattttctgtCGAACTAGATATGCCAGTGTATTTACCTGATTcaaaagatacaaataaatagtagtattatgtttcttttaaaagtctttatatacaaaatttagtcctggtttctatgatgagtttattttactTCACTGACCGAATGAACGTTATATCGTCGAAGTAAAGAAACTGATCATTTACcgacaaaaataaagaacaaaaaggTACGTGCAAATTGTTTCTGCTTTTATCATCATTAGATATGCTTACTTAACAAGTTAACAATAGCCATggatgcatatttttttaaatacgtcTGGAACAATATGACCAACGGAAACTCCGAAGAAAAACATCTAGGTCAACCTGACATGAACATATATGTTGTAACCTTAATTTTGTATTAATCTATgattaacaaatgaaaaaaacgttaGAAGCGTATGTTTTTAATCCATGTCAATACATAAACACTTCGCTAATGGGAAATGTTAGATGTGTAACACTGAAAAGAGTAAAAAGTTATTACCAAAAGtgacataaatatatacaaatccaTCAAAAGTCaactatttaacatttttattttgaagcaattttaatgtgatatgcatttaacattgaaagataaagacaattttgttgaaatgtctcttaaactatattttttgaaaatatttcattaactaTAGATCCGTTTCCTGTGTCATCGTAGGTATCGAAAAAATGAACTATAAGAAGAAAGCTGCTATGTTCAAATTGTAAATGTAGTTTTAAAGATGAATATTTGGCATAGTTTGAAAAGAAATTCTTTATCATCAAAGTGTTA comes from the Mytilus trossulus isolate FHL-02 chromosome 3, PNRI_Mtr1.1.1.hap1, whole genome shotgun sequence genome and includes:
- the LOC134711464 gene encoding uncharacterized protein LOC134711464 isoform X2; its protein translation is MNDQIEEEKDSFLERGKYTGISSSTENERKLCIQESDHEEEHASSLKNNTIHCQFEEINPEISGSEIEQPEVKTVRWLQGNIETRYIKNQGFQHVVKCDSLNKAASTLKLRNSDQLLDINDEDVTLMSHNEVSELVDKIPSNGNTTLIYWRRSSKSVTDVKFSLYEVKETFVVHLHHHSMSPDSTKIFKRTVVWNKHGMLKFMQPLGKQSNRIVFKELVSKIPNKKPCDFFNSRSFS
- the LOC134711464 gene encoding uncharacterized protein LOC134711464 isoform X1 — protein: MNDQIEEEKDSFLERGKYTGISSSTENERKLCIQESDHEEEHASSLKNNTIHCQFEEINPEISGSEIEQPEVKTVRWLQGNIETRYIKNQGFQHVVKCDSLNKAASTLKLRNSDQLLDINDEDVTLMSHNEVSELVDKIPSNGNTTLIYWRRSSKSVTDVKFSLYEVKETFVVHLHHHSMSPDSTKIFKRTVVWNKHGMLKFMQPLGKQSNRIVFKELVSKIPNKKPCDFFNSHFLEERILEEKGTYRRRYSTTSQNGDKKYLHVTDAGDLILVHKSGKLSNFAFKLRQAQLSAFFVLNEIPTNRCMKLEGDEGKFVCVNYNQDIDRIGDDFRFDLQKCNHKRTHMCCMIT